In Helianthus annuus cultivar XRQ/B chromosome 9, HanXRQr2.0-SUNRISE, whole genome shotgun sequence, the following are encoded in one genomic region:
- the LOC110879519 gene encoding cytochrome P450 CYP82D47, with protein sequence MVQITQSESHTKVNLFMDLFSFLQDYTLLAGASALILALYFLSLVPKTAKHRVVPEASGAWPIVGHFNLFRGSSDLPHRALAAMAEKYGPIFMVRLGIHKVLIVHSWQVAKEIFTTHDVHVSSRPKFLAAKILGYNYGMFGFTPYGPYWREIRRIVSLELLSSRRLEQLKHVPISELDNSIKNLYKLWREKRDEQKKVLVEMKKWFGELNINVILRMVAGKRYSGATSSEEEKEMKRSREVMRDFFHFLGLFVAADALPFLGWLDLGGHEKAMKRVAKEIDIMTGKWLEEHRIKRNSQEAVEDKDFIDVMISAVETEGLKEYDSDTIIKSTVMVLIASSADTTTVMLTWTLSLLLNNPHALKKAQEELDRVVGRDRQVNESDITNLVYLQAVVKETLRLYPAGRLGGQRVFSEDCTVAGYHVPKGTWLMVNVWKLQQDPEIWSNPSEFRPERFLDENHNHVDVKGAHFELIPFGAGRRSCPGIALALQLLHLVLATLLQHFDIGTPGGAPVDMAETAGLTNAKSSPLEVLMSPRMSTTIW encoded by the exons ATGGTTCAGATCACACAATCAGAAAGTCACACAAAAGTTAATCTCTTCATGGATCTCTTCTCCTTCCTACAAGATTATACTCTCTTAGCTGGAGCTTCAGCTCTAATTCTAGCCCTCTACTTCTTATCATTGGTACCTAAAACAGCAAAGCACAGAGTTGTGCCTGAAGCAAGTGGTGCGTGGCCTATAGTAGGTCACTTCAACCTATTCCGAGGATCATCGGACCTTCCCCACAGAGCCTTAGCAGCCATGGCCGAAAAATATGGACCCATCTTTATGGTCCGACTCGGCATACACAAAGTcttgattgtgcatagttggcAGGTTGCTAAGGAGATATTTACCACCCATGATGTACATGTTTCCTCTCGTCCAAAGTTCCTAGCAGCTAAGATTTTGGGATATAACTATGGGATGTTCGGTTTTACACCTTATGGTCCATACTGGCGTGAAATACGTAGGATAGTTTCGTTAGAGCTGTTATCAAGTCGTCGTCTTGAGCAGCTTAAGCATGTTCCAATATCTGAACTTGATAACTCGATCAAAAACCTGTATAAGCTTTGGAGGGAGAAAAGAGATGAGCAGAAAAAGGTACTTGTGGAAATGAAGAAATGGTTTGGGGAGTtgaatataaacgtgattcttagAATGGTTGCCGGAAAACGGTATAGTGGAGCTACGAGTagcgaagaagagaaagagatgaaaaGGTCTCGTGAAGTTATGAGGGATTTTTTTCACTTCTTGGGGCTTTTTGTAGCGGCAGATGCACTTCCTTTCCTAGGATGGTTGGATTTGGGTGGCCATGAGAAGGCCATGAAAAGAGTTGCAAAGGAAATTGATATTATGACGGGAAAATGGTTAGAAGAACACCGTATCAAGAGGAACTCTCAAGAAGCTGTCGAGGATAAAGATTTCATTGATGTGATGATATCAGCAGTAGAAACAGAAGGCCTGAAGGAATATGATTCTGATACTATTATTAAGTCAACAGTCATG GTTCTAATTGCAAGCAGTGCAGATACAACCACTGTGATGCTAACATGGACTCTCTCTTTATTATTGAATAATCCTCATGCTCTCAAGAAAGCACAAGAAGAACTTGACAGGGTTGTCGGAAGGGATAGACAAGTAAACGAATCAGATATCACAAATCTAGTCTACCTACAAGCCGTAGTAAAGGAAACACTGCGACTATACCCCGCAGGACGTCTTGGAGGTCAAAGAGTATTCTCAGAAGATTGCACCGTTGCGGGCTATCATGTCCCAAAAGGCACATGGTTGATGGTCAACGTGTGGAAACTCCAACAGGATCCCGAAATATGGTCCAACCCATCAGAGTTTAGGCCGGAGAGATTCCTTGATGAGAATCATAATCATGTTGATGTTAAAGGGGCACATTTTGAGTTGATCCCGTTTGGTGCTGGGAGGAGGTCTTGTCCCGGGATAGCTTTGGCACTTCAACTGTTGCATTTGGTTTTAGCTACTTTGCTGCAACATTTTGATATTGGTACACCAGGTGGGGCGCCAGTGGATATGGCTGAGACTGCTGGCTTAACTAATGCTAAGTCATCTCCCCTTGAAGTTCTAATGTCCCCACGAATGTCAACTACTATTTGGTAG
- the LOC110876728 gene encoding uncharacterized protein LOC110876728, translating to MAVRFVVYTGGKWEFVDGRREYVMQADSLIRGFETNFAKISYDTFFKNVCDFCGFRNITRLSYKMSDYSEPIDIIDDSDLLFFFKLWENNPTELFKLYVVQEVGVGSSSCAPTFEYKCPDLNDCVFSNDDFKANDKLEFIDNKDKCRFYEGYTFRNKQEMKIELGKMCLSESFSYKVDRSSKTRYEVSCVVENCEWSFKSASRQSCDVFYVKSFNNKHTCSKTQTHPHMRQANPMVVGSMLKEQFRNSGRIYRCPEIVKDLRIKEGVNITYMQAWRGKNNALQLLHGNSASSFAELPIYCYNLEKANPGTVTHILTDSEDRFEMVFVALGAAIRAFVRTLRPVIIIDAAHLKGEFKGTLFLAVGMDGNNQILPVGYGIGKSEDGNSWTWVLSKLKDCIGDHPELAIISDRAPSIQLAVRAVFRQAFHGLCCRHLMVNLKLPKKKMENESLWWQTCKSYRLSDFEESFNALCAAVPRLRNTLTTIGFEKWSRAHCPVKRYHYMTSNSAESMNALSKHSRKLPVTQLIEFFRQSVQKWFYDRRNQGIHGEHLLTEWAVNKIQHKIDNSRTWTVTGVRVNSFEVEDGKKRGFVDLANGTCTCRVWQLSGLPCGHVIVVSRFLGESDCGHYSMSCYSNEVYKATYAEEINPLPHKSEWEKPDGLLNLQPPNITKRQSGRPKENK from the exons ATGGCGGTTAGATTTGTGGTTTACACCGGTGGCAAGTGGGAATTCGTTGACGGTAGGCGTGAGTACGTAATGCAAGCTGATTCTCTTATACGTGGGTTTGAAACTAATTTTGCCAAAATTTCGTATGATACCTTTTTTAAAAATGTGTGTGACTTTTGTGGTTTTCGAAATATCACACGGTTATCCTACAAGATGTCTGATTATTCTGAACCTATAGATATTATAGATGATTCAgatcttttattttttttcaaactgTGGGAAAATAATCCTACAGAACTTTTTAAACTATACGTGGTGCAAGAAGTTGGTGTGGGTTCTTCTTCTTGTGCTCCTACGTTTGAATATAAATGCCCCGATTTAAATGATTGTGTTTTTTCAAACGATGATTTTAAGGCCAACGATAAACTAGAATTTATTGATAATAAAGATAAATGTCGATTTTATGAAGGCTACACCTTTCGTAACAAGCAGGAAATGAAAATCGAACTAGGAAAGATGTGCTTATCCGAATCTTTTTCGTATAAAGTAGACAGGTCATCAAAGACTCGTTATGAAGTATCATGTGTTGTTGAAAATTGTGAGTGGAGTTTCAAATCCGCTAGTCGGCAATCTTGTGATGTTTTCTACGTTAAATCTTTTAACAACAAACATACGTGTTCTAAGACGCAGACACATCCACACATGCGTCAGGCTAACCCAATGGTTGTGGGTAGCATGTTAAAAGAACAATTTCGAAACTCTGGTCGAATTTACCGTTGCCCAGAAATAGTCAAAGATCTTAGAATAAAAGAAGGAGTCAATATAACTTATATGCAAGCGTGGCGAGGAAAAAACAATGCATTACAACTTTTGCATGGAAATTCAGCAAGTTCTTTTGCTGAACTTCCTATTTACTGCTACAATTTGGAGAAGGCTAATCCAGGAACAGTGACGCACATATTGACTGATTCGGAGGATCGTTTTGAAATGGTATTTGTCGCCCTAGGTGCCGCG ATTCGTGCCTTTGTAAGAACCTTAAGACCGGTCATTATCATAGACGCGGCCCATTTGAAAGGCGAGTTTAAAGGAACATTGTTTTTGGCTGTGGGCATGGACGGAAACAATCAGATTTTGCCTGTTGGTTACGGGATTGGTAAATCTGAAGACGGTAATTCGTGGACTTGGGTCCTTTCAAAACTTAAAGATTGTATTGGCGATCATCCAGAGTTGGCAATCATTTCTGACCGAGCACCTTCTATACAATTAGCCGTAAGGGCCGTGTTTCGACAAGCGTTTCACGGGTTGTGTTGTCGTCATTTAATGGTTAACCTtaaattaccaaaaaaaaaaatggaaaacgAGTCTCTATGGTGGCAGACTTGCAAATCTTACCGGCTATCCGATTTTGAGGAATCTTTCAACGCGTTATGTGCCGCAGTTCCTAGACTAAGGAACACTCTTACGACAATTGGGTTTGAGAAGTGGTCAAGAGCACATTGTCCTGTTAAAAGATACCATTATATGACTTCTAATAGTGCCGAGTCGATGAACGCTCTATCAAAACATTCCCGAAAATTGCCGGTGACGCAACTTATTGAATTTTTCCGGCAATCTGTTCAAAAATGGTTTTATGATCGTCGCAACCAGGGAATCCATGGTGAACACTTGCTAACAGAGTGGGCTGTAAATAAGATCCAACACAAAATTGATAACTCTAGGACTTGGACGGTCACCGGCGTTCGTGTTAACAGTTTTGAAGTTGAAGATGGTAAAAAAAGAGGGTTCGTTGATTTAGCTAACGGCACATGCACTTGTCGGGTATGGCAATTATCGGGTTTGCCATGTGGTCACGTTATTGTTGTATCAAGATTTTTAGGTGAAAGCGACTGTGGTCATTATTCCATGTCATGTTACAGTAACGAAGTTTATAAAGCAACGTATGCAGAAGAGATAAATCCTCTCCCGCATAAATCTGAGTGGGAAAAACCGGACGGTTTATTAAATCTGCAACCACCGAATATTACCAAACGTCAATCCGGTCGGCCAAAGGAAAACAAGTGA